The sequence TGCCGAACGGCCAGTATGAAGTGCGTTTTAAACTGTACGACACGGTCAAGGGCGAAAGCCTTGGCGGCCTCGTGCTGGTGAGCCCGGAAAGCGGCTTGCGCATGAGTGCGCACAAAGTCGCGGACTACATCTACGCGAAGCTGATGGGCGGCCGCGGCGTGTTCGCCACGCGCCTCTCGTACGTCATCAAGACCGGCGGCCGTTATCAATTGCAGATTTCCGATTCGGACGGCCAGGACGCGCACATCGCGCTGTCGAGCCCCGAGCCGATCATCTCGCCGGCATGGTCGCCTGACGGCACCAAGGTGGCTTACGTTTCATTCGAAAAGAAGAAGCCGATCGTCTATATCCACGACCTGCCTACGGGCCGTCGCGTGATCGTATCGGACCAGAAGGGTAACAACAGTGCGCCGGCGTGGTCGCCGGACGGCCGCACGCTGGCCGTCGCGCTCTCGCGCACCGGCAACACGCAGATTTTCGCCGTCAATGCGGACGGCAGCGGCCTGCGGCGCCTGACGCAAGGCACCTCGATCGACACTGAACCGTGCTTCTCTCCTGACGGCCAATCGATCTATTTCACCAGCGACCGCGGCGGTCAACCGCAGATCTACAAGATGCCGGCCCAGGGCGAGAACGCCGGCGCCGCGCAGCGCGTGACCTTCACGGGCAACTACAACACGAGCCCGCGCATCAGCCCGGACGGCAAGCAGCTTGCCTATATCTCGCGTGTCGGCGGTGGCTTCAAGCTGTATATCC comes from Burkholderia sp. GAS332 and encodes:
- a CDS encoding TolB protein produces the protein MSLMTKLGLRTLVASCLIAVGGAANAQLNVLVTGVGSTQFPIATANFANEANSPQQVSTIVRQDLQRSGKFTNIDAGSTPVSETDSVDLGSWKAKGANAFVSGSVNRLPNGQYEVRFKLYDTVKGESLGGLVLVSPESGLRMSAHKVADYIYAKLMGGRGVFATRLSYVIKTGGRYQLQISDSDGQDAHIALSSPEPIISPAWSPDGTKVAYVSFEKKKPIVYIHDLPTGRRVIVSDQKGNNSAPAWSPDGRTLAVALSRTGNTQIFAVNADGSGLRRLTQGTSIDTEPCFSPDGQSIYFTSDRGGQPQIYKMPAQGENAGAAQRVTFTGNYNTSPRISPDGKQLAYISRVGGGFKLYIQDLQGNTATGLTDTTHDESPSFAANGQYILYATQVNGRGVLAAVSTDGRTRQVLSVQGGSVREPSWGPFMQ